In a genomic window of Lepisosteus oculatus isolate fLepOcu1 chromosome 5, fLepOcu1.hap2, whole genome shotgun sequence:
- the dnajb13 gene encoding dnaJ homolog subfamily B member 13 encodes MGRDYYAILEITRSATDKDIKKSYRRLALKYHPYTNSELGASEKFNQLAEAYDVLSDPRKKATYDKFGEEGLKGGIPPEFGGSGAWTTGYTYHGNADKVFREFFGGDNPFSDFYTEDGGEVNTGFGGLRGRGVKKQDPPIERDLYLSLEDLFYGCTKKIKISRRVMNEDGHTSSIKDKILTIDVKPGWKEGMTITFTKEGDQGPNNIPADIVFVVKEKKHPRFSRHQDDLIYTSHIHLEKALIGCAVDVETLDGRLINIPINDIVHPKYTKVVPSEGMPLTKNPSLRGNLVIQFEIHFPEKLSPEKKGLIKQALTI; translated from the exons ATGGGTCGGGACTATTATGCAATTTTAGAAATAACGAGGAGCGCAACCGACAAAGACATAAAAAAATC GTATCGAAGACTTGCGTTGAAGTATCACCCTTACACAAACAGCGAGCTTGGTGCCTCTGAAAAATTCAATCAACTTGCAGAAGCTTACGATGTATTAAGTGACC CTCGGAAGAAGGCTACCTACGACAAGTTTGGAGAGGAGGGCCTGAAAGGCGGCATCCCTCCAGAGTTTGGGGGCAGTGGAGCCTGGACCACGGGGTACACCTACCATGGCAACGCGGATAAGGTTTTTAGGGAATTTTTCGGAGGAGACAATCCATTTTCTG ATTTCTACACAGAAGATGGCGGGGAGGTGAACACGGGTTTCGGGGGCTTGAGAGGTCGCGGTGTGAAAAAGCAGGACCCTCCGATCGAGAGagacctctacctctccctggAAGACCTGTTCTATGGATGCACAAAGAAGATCAAAATATCCCGACGG GTTATGAATGAAGATGGCCACACCTCAAGCATCAAAGACAAGATTTTAACCATTGACGTCAAACCAGGCTGGAAGGAAGGGATGACGATTACATTCACCAAAGAAGGAGACCaa gGACCTAACAACATTCCCGCTGACATTGTCTTTGTtgtgaaagagaagaaacatcCCCGGTTTTCCAGACACCAGGATGACCTGATCTATACATCACATATACACCTAGAGAAG GCTTTGATTGGCTGTGCTGTGGATGTGGAGACACTAGATGGCAGGCTCATCAACATTCCTATTAACGACATTGTTCA CCCGAAGTATACAAAAGTGGTGCCAAGTGAAGGAATGCCCTTAACCAAGAACCCCAGCCTGAGAGGCAATCTCGTTATTCAGTTTGAAATTCATTTTCCTGAAAAGCTCTCGCCTGAAAAGAAGGGGCTCATAAAACAAGCCCTTACcatttga